The Methanofervidicoccus sp. A16 genome has a segment encoding these proteins:
- a CDS encoding UbiX family flavin prenyltransferase → MKVVVCITGASGVCYAKRLLEVLRDKGVEVSLIVSESGKKVIEHELDVDLDYLIGLSHEYYENSDLFSPLASGSHIFHSVVVIPCSMKTLSAVANGYSSNLICRVCDVAIKEKRKLILMPREMPLSSIHLENMLKLSKLGTIIMPPIPAFYGKPKTVNDMVDFVVGRILDILGIPNDLFKRWGGI, encoded by the coding sequence GGTGCAAGTGGAGTATGTTATGCAAAGAGACTACTAGAGGTACTTAGGGATAAAGGTGTAGAAGTATCTCTAATAGTCTCAGAGTCTGGTAAAAAGGTAATAGAACATGAGTTAGATGTAGATCTTGATTATCTCATAGGTCTGTCCCATGAGTACTATGAGAACAGTGACCTATTCTCTCCTTTAGCCTCTGGTTCCCATATATTTCACAGTGTGGTAGTTATACCATGTTCCATGAAAACACTATCTGCAGTGGCAAATGGATACAGTAGCAACTTAATATGTAGAGTGTGTGATGTAGCGATTAAGGAGAAGAGAAAGTTAATCCTCATGCCCAGGGAGATGCCGTTAAGTTCTATACACCTTGAAAATATGTTGAAGTTATCTAAGTTAGGAACCATTATCATGCCACCTATTCCTGCCTTCTATGGAAAACCTAAAACAGTGAATGATATGGTGGATTTTGTTGTTGGAAGAATATTGGATATCTTAGGTATTCCCAACGATCTATTTAAAAGGTGGGGGGGTATTTAA